The Flammeovirga kamogawensis genome includes a region encoding these proteins:
- a CDS encoding aldehyde dehydrogenase family protein has translation MQAIVKEAKELKFGKKKLYINGELVDGANNDIAYATCPHDNEPIAQVAQATLEDTERALETAEAGFKIWSKLPLEERLAWIDKLRNKLLENSDLLRTAVSFEMGKTWEATAEDIGSITDSLKFYADEMRVKEGFSIEDRAGTHTHRMVYQPLGVVTAFLAWNFPLLNLGFKLGPALAAGCCIVIKASESSSISSLIIAELAHEINFPKGVITVLCGNRKNVGVPLCESTIPRLVTMIGSTFTAQKLIEQSVKTSIKRYSMECGGNAPFILFNDGNMEDAVGITTAIKFGGNAGQVCVAPNRLFIQEGVYKEFVDKLVANANSTKLGHGKENTPDMGPVANLAQLKSVENFVADCVAQGGEILAGGKKIEGKGCYYTPTVIAMDNPKAPILQHEVFGPVCVVLKFKTKEEVMVYANDSDAGLASYVFTANDVLADEIAMELEFGEVQQNGVKYDINLPHLGVKNSGISMDCSKYALDDYLILKRISKKI, from the coding sequence ATGCAAGCGATAGTAAAAGAAGCGAAGGAGTTGAAGTTTGGTAAAAAGAAACTTTACATTAATGGTGAGTTAGTAGACGGCGCAAACAATGATATTGCTTATGCTACATGTCCGCATGATAACGAACCAATAGCACAAGTTGCACAAGCAACTCTAGAAGATACAGAAAGAGCTTTAGAAACAGCTGAAGCAGGTTTTAAAATATGGTCTAAACTTCCGTTAGAAGAACGTTTAGCATGGATAGATAAGTTGCGTAATAAGTTATTAGAAAATAGTGATTTATTACGTACAGCAGTGAGCTTTGAAATGGGTAAAACTTGGGAGGCAACTGCAGAAGATATTGGAAGCATTACAGATTCTTTAAAGTTCTACGCAGATGAAATGCGTGTAAAAGAAGGTTTCTCTATTGAGGACAGAGCTGGAACACATACGCATAGAATGGTGTATCAACCTCTTGGTGTGGTAACTGCATTTTTAGCGTGGAACTTCCCATTACTAAATCTAGGTTTTAAGTTAGGTCCTGCATTAGCTGCAGGATGCTGTATTGTAATTAAAGCCTCAGAGTCTTCATCAATATCTTCTTTAATTATTGCAGAATTAGCACACGAAATCAATTTCCCTAAAGGGGTAATAACAGTGTTATGCGGTAATAGAAAAAATGTAGGTGTGCCATTATGCGAAAGTACCATTCCTCGTTTGGTAACCATGATTGGTTCTACATTTACGGCACAGAAACTAATTGAGCAATCTGTAAAAACATCAATTAAACGTTACTCAATGGAGTGTGGCGGTAATGCACCATTTATATTGTTTAATGATGGTAACATGGAAGATGCAGTAGGTATTACAACAGCAATAAAATTTGGTGGTAATGCCGGTCAGGTTTGTGTAGCACCAAACCGTTTATTTATACAAGAAGGTGTTTACAAAGAGTTTGTAGACAAGTTAGTTGCTAATGCAAACAGCACTAAGCTTGGTCATGGTAAAGAAAATACCCCAGATATGGGTCCTGTAGCCAACTTAGCTCAGTTGAAATCTGTAGAAAACTTTGTGGCCGATTGTGTGGCACAAGGCGGAGAGATTCTAGCTGGTGGCAAGAAAATAGAAGGGAAAGGATGCTATTATACTCCTACAGTAATTGCCATGGACAACCCGAAAGCACCTATTTTACAGCACGAAGTTTTTGGACCTGTTTGTGTGGTTTTAAAATTTAAAACTAAAGAAGAAGTAATGGTATATGCCAATGATTCTGACGCAGGTTTAGCTTCTTATGTATTTACTGCAAATGATGTCTTAGCAGATGAAATTGCTATGGAATTAGAGTTTGGAGAAGTACAACAAAATGGCGTGAAGTACGATATCAATTTACCTCACTTAGGTGTTAAAAATAGTGGTATTAGTATGGATTGCTCA
- a CDS encoding mandelate racemase/muconate lactonizing enzyme family protein, translated as MKIKEIKPYVISQQLEEPFYFSQWEYASRKICLVKITLEDGTYGWGEGYGPADVLKAGIEFFKPFILGKNALEHEEIWQTMYMRSLDYGRSGIFQAAVSAIDVALWDIKGKVFNQPVSVVLGGVKNPVIHPYATGFYFTQSPTLEDDLVKEAKLYKELGFKAAKMKVGLGIEKDVFYVDLLSKALGPDIKLMIDANHAYNYREALELCDRLKNYNIGWFEEPVSPEDYKGYKKLRENTHIPIAGGECEYLKHGFKRLFDADAVDIAQPDICATGGLTEAKRIATLASSYHKDIVPHSWGTWIAISAAVHFVANLDKNPGRMFGDAPMIELDRTENPLRDNVTFSDVKVENGKILIPTTPGLGVDVNQEYLERYASDSKRSEGVEVW; from the coding sequence ATGAAGATTAAAGAAATAAAACCATACGTTATATCACAGCAATTAGAAGAGCCCTTCTATTTCTCTCAATGGGAATATGCGTCTCGTAAAATTTGCTTAGTGAAAATAACGTTGGAAGATGGAACTTATGGATGGGGAGAAGGCTACGGTCCTGCAGATGTTTTAAAAGCAGGAATTGAGTTTTTTAAACCTTTCATACTAGGAAAAAATGCATTAGAGCACGAAGAAATTTGGCAGACAATGTATATGCGTTCTCTTGATTATGGACGTAGCGGAATTTTCCAAGCTGCTGTAAGTGCAATAGATGTTGCACTTTGGGATATTAAGGGTAAGGTGTTTAACCAACCGGTATCTGTAGTATTAGGAGGAGTGAAAAATCCAGTAATTCACCCTTACGCAACAGGTTTTTACTTTACGCAGTCGCCAACATTAGAAGATGATTTGGTAAAAGAAGCAAAGCTATACAAAGAACTTGGCTTTAAGGCTGCTAAAATGAAAGTAGGCTTGGGCATTGAAAAGGATGTGTTCTATGTAGATTTATTGAGTAAAGCATTAGGGCCAGATATTAAATTAATGATTGACGCTAACCATGCTTATAATTATAGAGAGGCATTGGAATTATGTGATCGATTAAAAAATTATAATATCGGATGGTTTGAAGAACCTGTTTCTCCAGAAGATTATAAAGGGTATAAGAAATTACGTGAGAATACACACATACCTATAGCAGGTGGAGAATGTGAATATTTAAAGCACGGTTTCAAACGTCTTTTTGATGCAGACGCTGTAGATATTGCACAGCCAGATATTTGTGCTACAGGTGGTTTAACAGAAGCCAAAAGAATTGCAACATTAGCTTCTTCTTATCATAAAGATATAGTTCCTCATTCTTGGGGTACTTGGATTGCTATAAGTGCGGCAGTACATTTTGTAGCAAATTTAGATAAAAACCCAGGCAGAATGTTTGGTGATGCTCCAATGATAGAATTGGACAGAACCGAGAATCCATTAAGAGATAATGTAACCTTCTCTGATGTGAAAGTGGAAAATGGAAAAATATTAATTCCTACAACACCAGGTTTAGGAGTAGACGTAAATCAAGAATACCTAGAAAGATATGCAAGCGATAGTAAAAGAAGCGAAGGAGTTGAAGTTTGGTAA
- a CDS encoding L-rhamnose/proton symporter RhaT, whose translation MNLLAITLIVFASFFQGTFGLGMKHIAPLKWENWWLVHSFIAMIAFPIIWSLIVVPETFEIIAGTDTSVLMMAMIYGFLWGIGGILFGISVEYTGISITYGIVMGLAASVGSLIPLFQMEQLPSNINMVLAGVALLLVGVGITAIAGVKRDTVQNGEEEANDFDTLEDDADVLTLAEPKVAAPKKSIKVGVAIATACGVLSAALNVGFSNAAPVAASAVANYGADPKDASLVAWVVVLIGAFIMNGGYALFKLVQNNSWASFKVANSGNAYKWSILAGLFWFAALGVYGQGAALMGSLGPVIGWPILLGLALIISNVWGYRSGEWKGAKQPFNILLGGLAVLIVAVCILGYANY comes from the coding sequence ATGAATTTACTAGCAATTACATTAATCGTATTCGCAAGTTTCTTTCAAGGTACATTCGGACTTGGAATGAAACATATCGCCCCATTAAAGTGGGAAAATTGGTGGCTAGTCCACTCGTTTATAGCCATGATAGCATTTCCAATTATTTGGTCTCTAATTGTGGTGCCAGAAACATTCGAAATTATTGCCGGAACAGATACATCTGTTTTAATGATGGCAATGATATACGGTTTCCTTTGGGGAATTGGCGGTATTTTATTTGGTATTAGTGTAGAGTACACTGGTATATCTATAACATACGGTATTGTAATGGGTTTAGCAGCATCTGTAGGATCACTTATTCCTTTGTTCCAAATGGAACAGTTGCCAAGTAATATCAATATGGTATTGGCCGGTGTTGCACTTTTATTAGTAGGGGTTGGTATTACAGCTATTGCTGGGGTCAAAAGAGATACAGTTCAGAATGGAGAAGAAGAAGCAAATGATTTTGATACTTTAGAAGATGATGCAGATGTTTTAACGTTGGCAGAACCTAAGGTGGCTGCTCCAAAAAAATCTATTAAAGTAGGTGTGGCAATTGCAACTGCTTGTGGTGTTTTATCAGCAGCATTAAATGTTGGTTTCTCTAATGCAGCTCCTGTTGCGGCATCTGCAGTAGCCAATTATGGTGCAGACCCTAAAGATGCAAGTTTAGTAGCTTGGGTAGTTGTGTTAATTGGAGCATTTATTATGAACGGAGGGTACGCTCTATTCAAATTAGTACAAAACAATTCTTGGGCATCATTTAAGGTAGCCAATAGCGGAAATGCTTATAAATGGTCAATTTTAGCAGGTTTATTCTGGTTTGCTGCTTTAGGAGTTTACGGGCAGGGAGCAGCTTTAATGGGTTCTTTAGGGCCTGTTATCGGATGGCCAATCTTACTTGGTTTAGCATTAATTATTAGTAATGTTTGGGGATATAGATCAGGAGAATGGAAAGGAGCAAAACAACCTTTTAATATTCTTTTAGGAGGTTTAGCAGTGTTGATTGTAGCCGTTTGTATTCTTGGTTACGCCAATTACTAA
- a CDS encoding sulfatase-like hydrolase/transferase produces the protein MKTTTLLATLLILITATFSVAQKQPNIVFLFADDAGYADFGFQGSKVYKTPNLDNLAKGGVIFDQMYVTASVCGPSRAGLLTGRYQQRYGFIENNVPGIMDDNSKFLGDEMGVPTNVKTMGEYLQERGYKTAIFGKWHLGEADKYHPTKRGFDEFVGFRGGARSFFPYTDEQKKDPHNKNVGKGRWLERGFENFEEHEGYLTNVLADEACDFIERHKDERFFAFVSFNAVHLPLQIDPQDKDTYPELEGVRRQNAQMTLSLDRACGQIIDKLEALGLTENTIIVFSNDNGGPSDKNASNNFPFAGVKGTQLEGGIRVPGFMVWPGKIKPNTRFEKSVMTFDLLPTFYTAAGGNASNIKNIDGVDILPYINGGKSGDLHEYMYWKWETRGVVRNGNWKLMRFPDRPAMLFNTKQDPGEQKDLSAKYPERVNKMFKELFAWEMQLERPMFMLRTAEEQWSANRFDQFRKPPAKVN, from the coding sequence ATGAAAACAACAACTCTTTTAGCAACTCTTCTAATCCTAATTACAGCCACTTTTTCGGTAGCTCAGAAACAGCCAAATATTGTATTTCTGTTTGCTGATGATGCCGGATATGCAGACTTCGGATTTCAAGGGAGTAAAGTATACAAAACTCCAAATCTAGATAACTTGGCAAAAGGTGGAGTCATCTTCGATCAGATGTATGTTACAGCATCAGTTTGTGGTCCATCTAGAGCAGGTTTATTAACAGGCAGATACCAACAACGATATGGTTTTATAGAAAACAACGTTCCTGGTATTATGGATGATAATAGTAAATTTTTGGGAGATGAAATGGGTGTGCCTACCAATGTAAAAACAATGGGAGAGTATTTGCAAGAAAGAGGTTATAAAACCGCAATTTTTGGTAAATGGCACCTTGGAGAAGCAGATAAATACCACCCAACTAAAAGAGGTTTTGACGAATTTGTAGGTTTTAGAGGTGGAGCAAGAAGTTTCTTCCCATATACAGATGAGCAAAAGAAAGATCCACACAATAAGAATGTAGGTAAAGGAAGATGGTTAGAACGTGGTTTCGAAAATTTTGAAGAACACGAAGGCTATTTAACAAATGTACTTGCAGATGAAGCATGTGATTTTATTGAACGTCATAAAGACGAAAGATTTTTCGCTTTTGTATCATTTAATGCAGTGCATTTACCTTTGCAAATCGATCCTCAAGACAAGGATACCTACCCTGAATTGGAAGGTGTAAGAAGACAAAATGCACAGATGACTTTATCATTAGATAGAGCATGTGGACAAATAATAGACAAGTTAGAAGCATTAGGATTAACAGAAAATACAATAATTGTTTTCTCTAACGATAACGGAGGTCCTTCTGACAAAAATGCATCTAATAACTTTCCTTTTGCAGGAGTGAAAGGAACACAGTTAGAAGGAGGAATTAGAGTACCAGGTTTTATGGTTTGGCCAGGCAAAATAAAGCCAAATACACGCTTTGAAAAGTCTGTAATGACCTTTGATTTGTTACCAACTTTTTACACTGCTGCAGGTGGGAATGCTTCTAATATTAAGAATATAGATGGTGTAGATATTCTTCCTTACATAAATGGTGGGAAAAGCGGAGACTTACACGAATACATGTATTGGAAATGGGAAACTAGAGGTGTAGTAAGAAATGGTAATTGGAAACTAATGCGTTTTCCAGATAGACCAGCTATGCTTTTTAATACTAAGCAAGACCCGGGTGAGCAAAAAGATTTATCAGCAAAATATCCAGAAAGGGTAAATAAGATGTTCAAAGAACTTTTTGCTTGGGAAATGCAACTAGAACGCCCAATGTTTATGTTACGCACAGCAGAAGAGCAATGGTCAGCAAATCGTTTTGATCAGTTTAGAAAGCCACCTGCAAAAGTCAACTAA
- a CDS encoding glycoside hydrolase family 2 TIM barrel-domain containing protein yields the protein MKERLFILITNLVLLSNFLLAQQNDWENELMFEQNKMVARVPTYSFYSVEDAIEGNREKSRMKSLNGLWKFKYKHTDLERPMDFYQTNFKAKDWEDIIVPSNWELQGYGQPIYSNVVYPFTPNIIALSKNSIKQSAVGGPQPPKPPFIYRDNPVGSYIKYFEMPTEWKDESIILHFGGVSSAFYVWVNGEKVGYSQGSKLAAEFDITSYLKPGKNKLAVQVFRWSDGSYLENQDMWRLSGIHREVMLLAQPKIALNDFFVKTKFDTQLQDAKLSIRPRVWVKDEKENLKKWTINAELYDAENKKVLDKPLSISIDEIYNERWPQRDINKFGMLETQIRLPRKWSAEDPYLYKLVFAVTNPQGDIVETRAQQIGFRQITFGQNKELLINGKEVKIMGVNRHDHHPVRGKALTRADIKKDVELIKQFNFNAVRTSHYPNDPYFYELCNQYGIYVMDEANVECHALGSFIPQQPTWPAAIINRVIRMVERDKNHPCVISWSLGNEAGTGPAFAAASGWVKDYDPTRFIHYEGAQGDPTHPDYKEEKADIRAINNAALYANPRDPFYVDVISRMYPSIDQIANLATSPYIDRPMIMCEYNHAMGNALGTLGDYWNVVRSHKSLIGGFIWDMVDQGLVKTDANGKEYYAYGGDFGDLPNDKNFCINGVFASNRTPNPHAWEAKYVFQPVAFEAVNTKEVIVINRFDFTNLKNYELRWEVQEEGIAIQKGSITNLDIPANQSTKITLPYKQIKFKENVEYWVRLSLHETNDRKWCKKGYEIGYEHLQLKKAVQLPYVSKSKASEDVIDGENNLLISGKDFTIKISKKNGQVISYKKNDKEVLLSAMRPNFWRPLTDNDRRFRKYGKRMKIWKEASKNLETIDVKTVLQNSDKSVIKVEQKYTDKINLSTTYSIYTDGNIGVKMELDADPSLPEIPKFGMTMGIPEELSETTYFGNGPWASYADRKRAVKVGRYTTATKDLFYNYVMPQENGNRTDVRWLQLTPENKKGGLNITGLFNFTVWPYSIDNIDQATHPFDLEKQGFYTLNIDLFQAGVGGMKAKPLPYQQHPSGKYTLEFNFNPIAKNQRLN from the coding sequence ATGAAAGAAAGACTATTTATTCTAATTACGAACTTAGTATTACTATCCAATTTTTTATTGGCCCAGCAAAATGATTGGGAAAACGAATTAATGTTTGAACAAAATAAGATGGTAGCCAGAGTACCTACTTATTCCTTTTATTCTGTAGAAGATGCAATTGAGGGAAATAGAGAAAAATCTCGAATGAAATCACTCAATGGATTATGGAAATTTAAATACAAACATACTGATCTTGAAAGGCCTATGGATTTTTATCAAACCAACTTTAAAGCTAAAGATTGGGAAGATATTATAGTGCCTTCCAACTGGGAATTACAAGGTTACGGACAGCCCATTTATTCTAATGTGGTATATCCTTTTACACCAAATATTATAGCACTTTCTAAAAACTCAATTAAGCAATCTGCAGTAGGAGGGCCTCAGCCACCAAAGCCACCTTTTATTTATAGAGATAACCCAGTAGGGAGCTATATTAAATATTTTGAAATGCCTACAGAGTGGAAAGATGAATCAATTATTTTGCATTTTGGCGGGGTGTCTTCTGCATTTTATGTGTGGGTAAACGGAGAAAAAGTGGGGTATAGCCAAGGAAGTAAACTTGCCGCAGAATTTGATATCACCTCTTATTTAAAACCTGGTAAAAATAAGTTAGCAGTACAAGTATTTCGTTGGAGTGATGGAAGTTACTTAGAGAATCAAGACATGTGGCGTTTAAGTGGAATACATAGAGAAGTGATGTTACTTGCTCAGCCAAAAATTGCATTAAATGACTTTTTTGTAAAAACGAAATTTGATACCCAATTACAAGATGCTAAACTTTCTATTCGACCACGTGTATGGGTAAAAGATGAAAAAGAAAATTTAAAAAAATGGACAATCAATGCTGAGTTGTATGATGCAGAAAATAAGAAAGTACTTGATAAACCATTAAGTATTTCTATAGATGAGATCTATAATGAACGTTGGCCACAAAGGGATATCAATAAATTTGGTATGCTTGAAACACAAATTAGGTTACCTAGAAAATGGTCTGCAGAAGATCCTTACTTATACAAATTGGTATTTGCTGTTACAAATCCCCAAGGTGATATTGTGGAGACAAGAGCACAACAAATTGGGTTTAGACAAATCACTTTTGGACAAAATAAAGAGCTTCTGATTAATGGAAAGGAAGTGAAAATAATGGGGGTAAACCGTCATGATCATCACCCTGTACGAGGGAAAGCACTAACTAGAGCAGATATTAAGAAAGATGTTGAACTAATAAAGCAGTTTAATTTTAATGCGGTAAGAACTTCTCATTACCCCAATGACCCGTATTTTTATGAACTTTGTAACCAATATGGAATTTATGTAATGGATGAGGCAAATGTAGAATGCCACGCACTTGGATCATTCATTCCTCAGCAACCAACATGGCCAGCAGCAATTATTAACCGAGTTATTAGAATGGTGGAAAGAGATAAAAACCACCCTTGTGTAATTTCTTGGTCTTTAGGTAATGAAGCGGGTACAGGACCAGCGTTTGCAGCTGCTTCTGGATGGGTAAAAGACTACGATCCAACAAGATTTATTCATTATGAAGGTGCGCAAGGCGACCCAACTCACCCAGATTACAAAGAAGAAAAAGCAGACATTCGAGCTATAAATAATGCAGCTTTGTATGCTAACCCAAGGGATCCATTTTATGTAGATGTAATTAGTAGAATGTACCCTAGTATTGACCAAATAGCCAATTTAGCCACTTCACCCTACATAGACAGACCAATGATTATGTGCGAATATAACCATGCAATGGGAAATGCACTTGGTACTTTAGGAGATTATTGGAATGTAGTAAGAAGCCATAAAAGTTTAATTGGAGGTTTTATTTGGGACATGGTAGACCAAGGGTTAGTAAAGACAGATGCTAATGGTAAAGAATATTATGCATATGGTGGTGATTTTGGTGATTTACCAAACGATAAAAACTTTTGTATTAATGGTGTTTTTGCTTCTAATAGAACACCAAATCCACATGCTTGGGAAGCAAAATATGTATTTCAGCCTGTAGCCTTTGAGGCAGTAAATACAAAAGAAGTTATTGTGATCAATAGGTTTGATTTTACCAATCTCAAAAACTATGAGCTACGATGGGAAGTACAAGAAGAAGGAATTGCGATCCAAAAAGGTAGCATTACAAACTTAGATATTCCAGCAAACCAATCTACAAAAATTACATTGCCCTATAAGCAGATCAAGTTTAAAGAAAACGTAGAGTACTGGGTAAGATTATCATTGCACGAAACAAACGATAGAAAGTGGTGTAAAAAAGGATATGAAATTGGTTATGAACATCTACAGCTAAAAAAAGCAGTTCAATTACCATACGTTTCAAAATCAAAGGCTTCAGAAGATGTTATAGATGGGGAGAATAACCTACTTATTTCTGGTAAAGATTTTACTATCAAAATCAGCAAGAAAAATGGGCAAGTAATATCCTATAAAAAAAATGATAAGGAAGTACTATTATCAGCTATGCGTCCTAATTTTTGGAGACCTCTAACAGATAATGATAGACGTTTTAGAAAATATGGTAAAAGAATGAAAATTTGGAAAGAAGCGTCTAAAAATTTAGAAACAATTGATGTGAAAACGGTGCTTCAAAATTCAGATAAATCGGTTATTAAAGTAGAACAAAAATATACTGATAAAATAAATTTAAGTACAACCTATTCAATCTATACTGATGGGAACATAGGAGTGAAAATGGAATTGGATGCGGACCCATCTTTGCCAGAAATACCAAAATTTGGAATGACAATGGGTATACCTGAAGAACTTTCTGAAACAACTTATTTTGGTAATGGTCCATGGGCTAGTTATGCCGATAGAAAAAGAGCTGTAAAAGTTGGGAGGTACACGACTGCAACTAAAGACTTATTTTATAATTATGTAATGCCGCAAGAGAACGGAAACAGAACAGATGTACGTTGGTTGCAATTAACGCCAGAAAACAAAAAAGGCGGTTTAAACATCACTGGGCTATTTAATTTTACTGTATGGCCGTATTCTATTGATAATATTGACCAAGCAACACATCCTTTTGATTTAGAGAAACAAGGTTTTTACACGTTAAACATAGATTTGTTTCAGGCCGGTGTTGGTGGAATGAAAGCAAAACCACTTCCATACCAACAACATCCGTCAGGTAAATATACTTTAGAATTTAACTTCAATCCGATTGCTAAAAATCAGAGATTGAATTAG
- a CDS encoding glycoside hydrolase family 127 protein, giving the protein MKKLVLVACTALLSHLSVGQEKGILGQKDSPNVELKSINIGDCKWTTGFWADKFDVAEHAMVPYMGQVLTGDVGHALNNFKIAAGMKEGKHKGMRWHDGDFYKWMEAAMYVYAQNGDENLRKEIDGYIEIIGKAQEEDGYLQTQIQLNEKVDRYENRKYHEMYNSGHLLTSACIHYRITGQSNFLDIAKKHADLLYSTFNTEDPRYGRFGFNQTQIMGLVEMYRTTKDVKYLQLAEIFINNRGKYKVVDTPETEGYPIGDMVQERIPLRESSEAVGHAVLALYYYAGAADVAAETGEKELVDALDRLWENVTEQKMYVTGAVGQAHYGASTSRDKIEEGFIDAYMMPNMTAYNETCANVCNSMFSYRMLGLHGESKYADVMELVLFNSALSGISIEGKDYFYSNPLRMVDGSRDYTKHNTESPHREPYLECFCCPPNLVRTIAKSSNWAYSLSKNGIAINLYGGNTLSTHLEDGSALELNQVTNYPWEGSVNITVGKSKKQPFDMMLRIPDWAKGTTIKVNGEAANVDAVPGKYAVVNRKWKKGDIITIDMPMEAKLVEAHPRIEEARNQVAIKRGPVVYCMETPDLPEGTKILDVYVQGNAPLTASYKPDLLGGVATIEASLLLRKNQEADKIYTTIDRPEFVEYKTELVPYFSWNNRGNSEMTVFMPVVWGDL; this is encoded by the coding sequence ATGAAGAAATTAGTATTGGTGGCGTGTACAGCACTATTGTCACACTTGTCTGTTGGGCAAGAGAAAGGAATTTTAGGACAAAAGGATTCTCCTAATGTCGAACTAAAAAGTATTAATATTGGAGACTGTAAATGGACTACAGGATTTTGGGCAGATAAATTTGATGTCGCAGAACACGCAATGGTTCCATATATGGGGCAGGTACTAACAGGTGATGTTGGCCATGCTTTAAATAACTTTAAGATTGCTGCCGGAATGAAAGAAGGTAAGCATAAAGGTATGCGTTGGCACGATGGTGACTTCTATAAATGGATGGAAGCTGCAATGTATGTATATGCACAAAATGGAGACGAAAACCTACGTAAAGAAATTGATGGTTACATAGAAATCATTGGTAAAGCACAAGAGGAAGACGGTTACTTACAAACACAAATTCAATTAAATGAAAAAGTGGACCGTTATGAAAACCGTAAGTACCATGAGATGTACAATTCTGGTCATTTATTAACTTCAGCATGTATTCATTATAGAATTACAGGGCAGAGTAACTTTTTAGATATTGCTAAGAAACATGCAGATTTACTTTACTCAACATTTAATACAGAAGATCCTAGATACGGTCGTTTTGGTTTTAACCAAACACAAATTATGGGATTAGTAGAAATGTACAGAACAACAAAAGATGTAAAGTACTTACAATTGGCAGAAATCTTTATCAATAATAGAGGTAAATACAAAGTTGTTGATACTCCAGAAACAGAAGGTTATCCTATTGGTGATATGGTGCAAGAGCGTATTCCTTTAAGAGAATCATCTGAAGCAGTAGGACATGCAGTATTGGCATTGTATTATTATGCAGGAGCTGCAGATGTTGCTGCTGAAACTGGAGAAAAAGAATTAGTTGATGCGTTAGATAGACTTTGGGAAAATGTAACAGAACAAAAAATGTATGTTACAGGTGCAGTTGGTCAGGCACATTATGGTGCTTCTACAAGCAGAGATAAAATTGAAGAAGGTTTTATTGATGCGTATATGATGCCAAACATGACAGCATATAACGAGACTTGTGCCAATGTTTGTAACTCTATGTTCTCTTATAGAATGTTAGGTTTACACGGAGAATCTAAGTATGCAGATGTGATGGAGTTGGTGTTGTTTAACAGTGCTTTATCTGGTATCTCTATAGAAGGTAAAGATTACTTTTACTCTAACCCATTACGTATGGTAGATGGATCTAGAGATTATACAAAACACAATACAGAAAGCCCTCACAGAGAGCCATATTTAGAGTGTTTCTGCTGTCCTCCAAACTTAGTGAGAACTATTGCTAAATCATCTAACTGGGCATATAGTTTATCAAAAAATGGTATTGCAATAAACTTATATGGTGGTAATACTTTATCAACTCACTTAGAAGATGGTTCTGCTTTAGAACTTAATCAAGTAACTAATTATCCTTGGGAAGGAAGTGTAAACATAACAGTAGGTAAAAGTAAAAAACAGCCTTTTGATATGATGTTACGTATTCCAGATTGGGCAAAAGGTACTACAATTAAAGTAAACGGAGAAGCTGCTAATGTTGATGCAGTTCCTGGTAAATATGCTGTAGTAAATAGAAAATGGAAAAAAGGTGATATTATCACTATTGATATGCCAATGGAAGCTAAATTGGTAGAAGCTCACCCTAGAATTGAGGAAGCTCGTAACCAAGTAGCAATTAAAAGAGGTCCAGTTGTTTATTGTATGGAAACACCTGATCTTCCTGAAGGAACTAAGATCTTAGATGTTTATGTACAAGGAAATGCACCTTTAACGGCTTCTTATAAGCCAGATTTATTAGGTGGTGTAGCAACTATTGAAGCATCTTTATTACTAAGAAAAAATCAAGAAGCAGACAAAATCTATACAACAATAGATCGTCCTGAATTTGTAGAATATAAAACGGAGCTTGTTCCATATTTCTCTTGGAACAACAGAGGAAATTCTGAAATGACTGTATTCATGCCGGTAGTGTGGGGTGATTTATAG